A single Taeniopygia guttata chromosome 30, bTaeGut7.mat, whole genome shotgun sequence DNA region contains:
- the LOC140680965 gene encoding olfactory receptor 14A16-like, with translation MSNSSSISHFLLLALADTRQLQLLHFCLFLGISLAALLGNGLIISAVACGHHLHTPMFFFLLNLALSDLGSICTTVPKAMHNSLWDTRTISYTGCAAQLFFFLFFTSAEYFLLTIMCYDRYVSICKPLHYGTLLGSRACAHMAAAAWASAFLYSLLHTANTFSLPLCHGNALGQFFCEIPQILKISCSKSHLRELGLIAVSACLVFGCFVFIVFSYVQIFRAVLRIPSEQGRHKAFSTCLPHLAVVSLFISTGVFTYLKSPLMSSPSLDLALSVLYSVVPPALNPLINSLRNQELKAAVWRLMTGCFQGH, from the coding sequence atgtccaacagcagctccatcagccacttcctcctgctggcactggcagacacgcggcagctgcagctcctgcacttctgcctcttcctgggcatctccctggctgccctcctgggcaacggcctcatcatcagcgccgtagcctgcggccaccacctgcacacgcccatgttcttcttcctgctcaacctggccctcagcgacctgggctccatctgcaccactgtccccaaagccatgcacaattccctctgggacaccaggaccatctcctacacaggatgtgctgcacagctctttttctttctcttcttcacctcagcagagtatttcctcctgaccatcatgtgctacgaccgctacgtgtccatctgcaaacccctgcactacgggaccctcctgggcagcagagcttgtgcccacatggcagcagctgcctgggccagtgcctttctctattcactgctgcacacagccaatacattttccctgcccctgtgccatggcaatgccctgggacagttcttctgtgaaatcccacagatcctcaagatctcctgctccaaatcccaccTCAGGGAACTTGGGCTCATTGCTGTTAGTGCCTGTTTGGTATTCGGATGTTTTGTGTTCATAGTTTTCTCCTATGTacagatcttcagggctgtgctgaggatcccctctgagcagggacggcacaaagccttttccacctgcctccctcacctggccgtggtctcaCTGTTCATCAGCACTGGTGTATTTACCTACCTGAAGTCCCCCTTGATgtcttccccatccctggatctggccttgtcagttctgtactcggtggtgcctccagccctgaaccccctcatcaacagcctgaggaaccaggagctcaaggctgcagtgtggagactcATGACTGGGTGCTTTCAGGGACATtga
- the LOC140680921 gene encoding olfactory receptor 14J1-like, with protein sequence MSNSSSISHFLLLALADTRQLQLLHFCLFLGISLAALLGNGLIISAVACGHHLHMPMFFFLLNLALSDLGSICTTVPKAMHNSLWDTSTISYTGCAAQLFFFMFFMSAELSILTIMCYDRYVSICKPLHYGTLLGSRACAHMAAAAWASAFLNALLHTANTFSLPLCHGNALGQFFCEIPQILKLSCSKSHLRELGLIAVSVCLAFGCFVFIVFSYVQIFRAVLRIPSEQGRHKAFSTCLPHLAVVSLFLSTGVFTYLKPPSMSSPSLDLSVSVLYSVVSPALNPLIYSLRNQELKAAVWTLMTGCFQEH encoded by the coding sequence atgtccaacagcagctccatcagccacttcctcctgctggcactggcagacacgcggcagctgcagctcctgcacttctgcctcttcctgggcatctccctggctgccctcctgggcaacggcctcatcatcagcgccgtagcctgcggccaccacctgcacatgcccatgttcttcttcctgctcaacctggccctcagcgacctgggctccatctgcaccactgtccccaaagccatgcacaattccctctgggacaccagcaccatctcctacacaggatgtgctgcacagctctttttctttatgttcttcatgtcagcagagctttccatcctgaccatcatgtgctacgaccgctacgtgtccatctgcaaacccctgcactacgggaccctcctgggcagcagagcttgtgcccacatggcagcagctgcctgggccagtgcctttctcaatgctctgctgcacacagccaatacattttccctgcccctgtgccatggcaatgccctgggccagttcttctgtgaaatcccccagatcctcaagctctcctgctccaaatcccaccTCAGGGAACTTGGGCTCATTGCTGTTAGTGTGTGTTTGgcatttggttgttttgtgttcattgttttctcctatgtgcagatcttcagggccgtgctgaggatcccctctgagcagggacggcacaaagccttttccacctgcctccctcacctggctgtggtctctctgttcctcagcactggTGTATTTACCTACCTGAAGCCCCCctcgatgtcctccccatccctggatctgtcagtgtcagttctgtactcggtggtgtctccagccctgaaccccctcatctacagcctgaggaaccaggagctcaaggctgcagtgtggacactgatgactggatgctttcaggaacattga